One window from the genome of Oncorhynchus kisutch isolate 150728-3 linkage group LG21, Okis_V2, whole genome shotgun sequence encodes:
- the LOC109866452 gene encoding EMILIN-1-like, which yields MAASSPSSLSGYFTAPVSGTYSFSAILTGHKNVKIEAVLSKSNYGVARGDSAGYQPEGLEKPMAEARLTPGALAVFNIILPMKVGDTVCIDLVTGELAHSSEPLTIFSGMLLYETV from the coding sequence GTTATTTTACAGCCCCAGTGAGTGGTACATACTCCTTCAGCGCTATCCTGACAGGCCATAAGAATGTGAAGATTGAGGCTGTCCTATCTAAGTCTAACTACGGAGTGGCGCGTGGGGACTCTGCAGGCTACCAACCAGAGGGACTGGAGAAACCCATGGCGGAGGCCAGACTCACGCCTGGAGCCCTGGCTGTCTTCAACATCATCCTCCCTATGAAGGTGGGAGATACCGTCTGCATCGACCTGGTCACCGGGGAACTGGCCCACTCTTCTGAACCCCTCACAATCTTCAGCGGGATGCTGCTGTATGAGACCGTCTGA